TGTattttcgttatagaaacaaaaactactcgacggattttaacgaaacttgatacCTACAATTgatcttcatactcctgggcaggttatagtatacttttcatcacgcaaCGATCAAtgggagcagagcagtgaatggaaatattgggaaaacgggagaagttactccattctTACAGCAATACCTACGACTGTAAAGGCTGGAacaaagaggtctaagggcgaacgaagtcgcgggcgtgcggTAGTGTGCACTTAAATCTGTTGTTTAATATCTCACGTGTAGAAAGTTAGGAAATTGAATGAATTCCCCAGTGACTCTCGTCGGCTCGCGCACACACTCGGTGGTGCAACAGTTCACAAAGTTCCAGCTCCTGCTGGACCCGCTGGACCCGGCGGCGCCCCGGAGCCCTCGCAAGCAGGGCCAGTTCCAGCTCTTCGCCGACACCCTCACCAAGTTCGACGAGGAGTGCACCAACTCGGTGATCGAGTCCGATGACCTGCCCAAGACTGAGGTGCAGGTCATGTGGAAGGCACCGCCGGCTGGCTCCGGttgtgttttatttaagtaagtaataatCTATAGATTTAGATAGGTGTCAAAAAAATGGTGGCTGGTCTTATGACCATTTTGAAATCTCAGTAGATACTATAATCTTCGAATTTCTTTCGGGAAGCTGTGTGCTAATATGTTTTGAGGAAATATAAATGAACAGATGATGGTGTGTGCGCAGGGCCATGGTATACGAGAACGCGAGCCGCTGGTTCGCGCAGGACGGGCAGCTCACCAAGCGCATCTGCGAGGACGCGGCGCTGTCGGCGCCCGACTGCTGCGCCTGCGACGACGCCAAGTACAAGGCGAGTCTCAACTGACTGTGACAGACTGGTGGTGGCCGCTCATGCACACTCTTTACAGTTTATCCGAAAAAACTGAGATATTTGTAACAATGAGATGAGTGATTACGTTGCTGTAAAGTATGCAATTTCATCTGCAGTCCATACAGTTTTGAGAACTTGTCTTAAATATGTTACGAATTACTGCTACTGAAGTTGTTACGGAGATTACGTTTACATTGACGCGTTGCGTTTGCAGATGGTGTTCGAAGGCTTGTGGTCTCCTCAGACACACCCGAAGAACTTCCCCGTGCAGGCGCTGTGGCTGACGCACTTCTCCGACGTGATCGGAGCCACGCACCCCAAGAACTTCAGCTTCTGGGGCGAGGGGGAGATCGCTACTGACGGATTTAGGTCTGAATCTGAGTAGCATTTTTTcggtttattattaaaaattattattactaaggaatttaagctaaaataatttatgactACATACAACAACAAGCTTTCAgcaaaattaaagatttttaaagaaAGTACTTCGTAGTACCcacgtattttaaataaattttactcagGTGGGCGTTTTGGTGATATTAATTACATTGTCTCTGCCGAATGGACACAAACTGTCATACACTAATAGTTTCCTCTCACGAGCCTGTCAAGATGCTTGCCGGCTCTCCTCAGTAAATTCTGCTTTAAACTGGTAGCAGTTACTACAAACAGAAAATTTTGACgtttcaaagtgcttgtaatgtaagcctacttgaaataaaatagattttgagTTTGGATTTTTTTGAACTTTGCAGATCCCTGGCCGAATGGGGCTCGGTGGGTCTGCTGGAGCGCGAGCTGCGGCAGCAGGGCTCCGTGCTGCGCTCCATCGTGAAGGCGGCGGGGCTGTGGCACCCGCGCCTCAACCAGAACACCAGCGCCACCTTCAGCGTCGACAGGAAGAGGCACTTGCTCTCGCTCGCCTCTATGTTCGGTAGTCAACTGATCCAACCCCAAACCATTGTGACTgaattacgagtattataatgTTGTGCAAGCAATTTTTACGATACTTCCACTCTATTATCATCTGCTTATTTCGTCGGTAACCGGTATGGCTAATTCCGTAGCATATTATAAACCTCCGCTCCGTTTAGTAATCCTCACGCttaaaactgaatttaaaagTAGGTATCTATTATACTGATACTGATAATGAAATCAGTCGTTTTCAGACTTTGTATTAGTGGCAATTATCTGAGTGAAATATAAAAGTTCGGGGATAAAAACCAAGATTGTGTTTTGTGCTGTAGGGCCGTCCCCCGACTGGGTGGTGGGCGTGAGCGCGCTGGAGCTGTGCAACAAGGACTGCACGTGGGCCGCCAGCAAGGTCATCGACCTGTTCCCGTACGACGCCGGCACCGACGACGGCATCTCCTACATGGTGAGCGAGCGCTTGTTGAACCCAGTACTGTTTAAGGATGCGGGGTTTAAGAAAGAGAGTTCTGTCCAATCGTTTCAAATTAAGTCTTAAGATAACAATTAACTACCTACATGATACTGACAACTTCAATACTATTACCTACTGTTCAGTCCCCCAACGCTGAAACGACGCCTCGGGAGAAGATGTACCGCATCACTACCATGTACCCCGAGGACCCGCGCGCGCCGTTCTACAACCCCGACCAGAAGCAGATGAACCCCATGGCCCGGCTCTACCTGACGAGGGAGAAGCTCATAGCCCGCTCCTGCGACGAGCAAGTGTTGCTGAGCCAAGTGGTGGAGGAAGCAGAGAATACGGAGTCTACGAACAGGCGTAAGATTCATtctttaagtaataaaaagttcaaattccATAAGTCCAAAcactttcttttaaatttttcagcGTAAGTAGTAATTTTTACTGCAATAAAATTATAGAGAAAGCGAGTATTTGCgtgacttttttttacaatcgcGGGTATAGATTTAACGTGAAAGGGTCCACCTCCTTTTCGGGCCAAGCCGTTATTCAGTGCTACTCTCCGAGAGGTGACCTAGATACAGGCTCATCACCGAGGAATTAAAGATAACACTGGCTGAAATCTATATTATCCTATCGATACGAGTATATGTATCACTATTCTAAGTTTAATGGGGGACCCGGGTCCTGTCGTAGGAGTGAAGCTGTAGACACGCGGGGGCGACGTAGCTTTTCTTTGTAGAAAAGATTGTCTATACCAGAGAAGCCGTCTTGGGTGCAGGATTTCACTAACGAAGTGGACAGTTCATGCCTCGTCAGAATTATCTTCGGTGGGACTCGGTTTTTTAAACGGTGTGGTGACTCATCCGTACGACTTAGTCTGCGCCGATAGCTGGCTTCTGGAATCTTCGCTGAGCTCGGGAGTGGCGGAGTTTCTGTTAAGCTCGGGGTGTTTTGTACACTCCGTTTTAATCATATTGACTACAAAATTCTTCGTTCTCTACTGCAGCGGAGTGCGCGGTGTCGGAGTGGAGCGCGTTCTCTGCGTGCTCGGTGACGTGCGGCAAGGGGCTGCGCATGCGCACGCGCGAGTACCGCCTGCCGCAGAAGGCGCAGATGTTCGCCTGCGACCGCCAGCTCGTGTCCAAGGAGATGTGCGTCGCCGCCGTGCCCGAGTGCGAGTGAGTGTGTACTTGCGTGTCGGAGTGGGGCGCGCTCGCTGCGTGCTCGCTTGTGTTTTGTGTTTCgattgtgtttttaattttgcagGGGAGACAGTGCAAATGAAGCAGACTCTGAGTATGAGGCGGAAGCGGGAGCGAGCGCGGGCGCGGAGGCGGCGGGCATCTGCCGCACGTCGGAGTGGGGCGCGTGGAGCGAGTGCTCCGTAACGTGCGGCGTGGGCATCAGCACGCGCCGCAGACACTTCCTCAACCAGATGGGGCTCAAGAAGTGCCCGCTCGTGCACGTCGGTGCGTAGCTTCTTGCTAGCTCAAACCTTCTTGACGATAATTATTGTGTACTGATTCGTTTGTCGATACCTACACGCGAGTATCATCAAACTACTGATACTGAGATACTGCTTATAAATTtgaatgtgtgtttgtttgatcATTGCCCTTTGACTGCTCAACCGATCATGACAAACGAGtattcaaaaccaaaaaaaaaattttcatagaTAAAGTTGAGGGCGTATCTTTGATTAGcgaattaaattgaaattagacTAAAAGcttttgttaataaaacaaGTCTTGTTTTGAAAACATTTGAATCAGGAACTATTTAGAATAAATTTGATGAGCAGACATATCAGTTTTCTTTGGAAAGCCGCCAAATGCGTCGTGTTCGACGAATCATGCGTGTACTGTGCCTGCCGTCTTAGCTGTGTGGAGGCCCTGGACACAGCAGTTGCCCTAGTGTGCCCAGGGGCATCTACTTTATTACACACGTGGTCGACGTGATCAATATTTGTCTGCTTCATTCATAGGTTACTGGAGaagacaattatttttttaaataggtacatcATCGACTGAAGTAGTCCGAGAGCCTTATGTTAGGCAGAAATTTAGTCAGCTCACGCTCCTACCTTATGTAAGTATggcagccaattatggagtttggatgaACAGTGGggattttaaccgacttcaaaaaggaggaggttctcaattcggtcggtattttttttttttttttttttatgtatgtacaccgattactcaaagacgcgtagaccgatttcaaaaattctttttttgtttgaaacggtatagtccccatttggtcccattgccatcatgtcaagatctgatgatggaatcctggagaaattgaggggaactttcgaaaattatatgggtgttaagtgtgttcgtaaacttttccatttagtacttttaagcactacaatttcatgatggtttaaaatcgatctgatgatggagccaaaaaactgacgagggaactcctcggcgatttacagcagttaccttgtgtttgggcttgattgatttgtattaatgagaactttccacatagataggttgtgactgtcatttaggggtttggtgatgaagaccaaggacaattaagggaacacCTTAACaatttacagtaactaccttgtgtttggccttgattaattcgtattgctgagaactttctgcctagatgagttgtgtctgttattaggggtctgatgatgaagaccaaggtcaatgtgtattcgtttgagatgaaatttcacactaaaaatggaaaaataataaaaattttaataaaaaaaatataaccgacttcaaaacctaaaaacgtacccactaaactaaaaagcgaaaaataacatcataatatgttctacttgttgatcagtatgaagtcggtgcttagccggtgttgtcttaatttaagccatttctgacaggaccacatgaaacaacactgtctgcaaaatctaaatctataacatggcttgaattaatacatcaccggcttagcaccgccttcatactgatcaacaggtagaacatattatgatgttatttttcgctttttagtttagtgggtacgtttttaggttttgaagtcggttatattttttttattaaaatttttttaggtaGCAGGTTTCATGGCTCCCAAAGCTCAATTGTCCTTACCTCAAGTGTACAACGTAAAGTTTGCTATTTTCTGAAGGATATCATGAGAAACCATGTCTTAAGACGTCAGACTGTTATCTTCTTTTAGGCTTCAGACCTTTAAAGTTCTCTAAAAAAATGGtaaacgatattttttgaaggtTTTCTGATAAATTAAGTGACTAGCGTCATGAGTTCTCATAATATACCGAGAAAAAAAGAACTCTTTATAGGTACTTGGACAGCTGTGTTGTGGGtgtggacccttgaaacctgctatctttcAAAGCCGTCACAATCCAAACTTCAaaattggctaccgtatttaccGATAGGTAGCTAGAGTATAGGCTGACaaaccttcctaaaatgagCTATATCAGGCTTTTGTTCCAAAGGACTTTGACACGTTTGCGTGTACCACGAACTGTCCGCAGACGAGAACCGCAAGTGCATGCAGCCGCAGTGCACGGAGGAGGAGGCGGCCGACGTGTCGGACCCCGCGTGCCCCACCAGCGACTGGGCGGCGTGGTCCCCGTGCTCGGCGTCGTGCGGCCGCGGGGTGCGCTTCCGCACGCGCCTGCTGCTGGTGCCGGCCGAGCAGCAGCAGCAGTGCGCGGCGCGCGTCGAGCTCATGCAGCAGCGCGCGTGCCAGGAGCAGGCCGACTGCACCCTCGACATGCTCACCGCCAAACGTAAGCGACACTATACCGCACGCGCCTGCTGCTGGTGCCGCCCAGCAGCAGCAGCGCGCGTGCCAGGAGCAGGCCGACTGCACCCTCGACATGCTCATCGCCAAACGTAAGCGACACTATACTGCACGCGCCTGCTGCTGGTGCCGCCCAGCAGCAGCAGCGCGCGTGCCAGGAGCAGGCCGACTGCACCCTCGACATGCTCATCGCCAAACGTAAGCGACACTATACCGCACGCGCCTGCTGCTGGTGCCGCCCAGCAGCAGCAGCACTGCGCGGCGCGCGTCGCGAAAATTAGCTTTTTACTTGTAGATTTCAAGAAAAtcttgaaactttaatttttttaaatgacctaGATTCAGAGAAAATACGGTACGTACGAAACATACGTATCGAAAATCTAAAAACCAGGGATTAACAGAAAGAACGGCGACACGACGAATTCAGTTAACCGTGGCCGTGGGATACGCCACATGAAACTGTTAAATTACACTCGTTTGATGGAGCCTCATCGGCACATGCTTTTAAAATAGATCTTTGATTAATTTACGATGTATgcttttgaatttttgatttgtACGGTAACCTCGGTGGGCGAGTATTTACGACTCGCACTTTTCcagtattttaaatacatttcaatAATAAGGTGAGTGCTGCACTACGGAACCCTGTATACTCGATAGACGGCAGCGCCGCGAACCGTTCCGGCTCATTTTGCACAAGGTTGGCGGAGAGACGATAAAAATGATTGTTTCCTTAAATGTCGGCTCAAGGTATTCTGTTGTTATGTacaacttattataataattgtgtaCAAGTAGGTGTATGGCCGTGACAACATTACTTTTTGGTGTATTTGCGGTGTCACGGGCGGCTGATACATTCAATTGGCaaaaattgttttgtattataatacCTTTATGTATATTGGTTTAGTGCTGAAACTTTACTTTTATAACGTCAAGTTTTACTTTTatagtgactctaccactggttcggaaggcagattctactGAATAACGCTGCAATGTAACTTAGCAGTTGCCTTTTTAAATGATAATCGAAGGGCACTTTtgaatatgattatttttatagttgaGGACAACAATGAATTTGGTAATTTACAGATTATTACTCAATAATCTGTAAATTAGAGGTACAGGTTAGGAGGAAGTATCATTGTCATTGACAAATTCTTCAATTGTATACTTTTATTTGAACACATTTTTTTGACTAATGGATCGGTTGGTAGGTCCGTATCTGCCGAAGTTCGTTAGTGAGACGTTGTCGTGCGCAGGCATCTGCATGGAGGCGCCGGAGCAGGGCCCGTGCCGCGGCGTGTACCAGCGCTGGGCCTTCGCCGCCGCCAAGGGCATGTGCGTGCCCTTCAGCTACGGCGGCTGCCGCGGCAACCAGAACAACTTCATCTCGCAGCAGGACTGCCTCGACACCTGCAGCGTCGTGCTCGGTAACTGGCCTCACGTCGTACTCCGACACAGCCTCTACGCCACTTCTAGTCCGCTCTGCGTCTGCGGATTGCAGTTCGAAGCGTTGCAACTTCAGAGCGGACAAGAAGTTTGGCGCAGACTGTACTGTTCATAATTTTTACAAGAGTGGCCACTCCACGTGGCACGTTACGTACGTTTAGTCGACGCCGACGCCGACGCCGACGCTGTGAGAATCTGTCAACACGACGAGTATAAATAAACAGTAAAGTTCTGATATCGCAATTGCTATAAATACCTTTTGATAACACATTTAGAATATGTCTACGTCACGATGAATGAATGCTACGGTCGGTATGGcatctatttataaataataaataacaatttatataatgGCTACGCGGCTATGTGAAGAATGCACTGCTGCGGTCGGCATGGCACAGGTATGGGAATCTGTTATTAATAGACAAAGCATTACTATGTGCAGTTCTTTGATTGTTTATAtgaaacattaattatattagcaaGTTTAAAAGTTagtaagatatttaaaaaaatgtgtattataTTAACAAACTTATATTAATGCTCTACCATATACCAgatcaaaataataatgtatttaatatgctATCATCCGCGATAAGCCGACGAACCCGTgcgacgacgtcacccaggtccgacaaaatactctctacgtaaaTTTCACCCCAAACCGGAGCAtcttcaggagatgttgactctacaacgtgcagtTGCAAAGTCTTGACtttgggtgacgttgtcgcatgggttcgttgatagcaaaataaataaattattatatattcatgacgagcttccgcaaagtaatgccTGCTTTTATCCAATGTATCAGATCGTTAGGTACGTAGGAGACCCGATCCGGCACGACTCGACTCTATCATGAGACTATATTATTGTATTGCCACTGAAGATGCTTTTTAGTGCAATCGAAAGTCAGGACGGGATTCTGATTTAGTTTTCACCCAAAAGGACTTGAATAGATAGTAACAATAATAGTTACATTCTAACAGAGTAGGTAAGTTaagtaaaagtttataaaaagtaaatgcgcttgtttaatataaatattagtatagatataatcaTAACAATGCACCCAGCGTTGTCGTGTGTCCGTCGTCCACGTGCATCGCTCCAGTATTGTTGGCTCCATTCCAAACGGACGTGACttgtttttcaattattttaatatttagacTCGAAAGTATATTTCAAGTCCACcacacaaaataaacaaataaatcgaCATATTGTAACTCCGTCAGTGTCCTACGCACCCAGTATCTGAATGACCTCAGTGACACGTAGAGCACTGGCGAGTGGCGGCTGATGTAACGCCGTGACATCAGCGCGTCGCCGCCGACATTTCCGCAACTAAGGGTTTTATTGGCTCATCAATTGCTGATGAATCACGACGAGTATGCGAAGTTCGTGCTTGGTTCAAATGTACCTGGTAATATCGCTTCCTTGTTTCTCGGACTAAAGTTGGATTAGTACGAGACATAAAGCACCTGCTGTTTGTAATGTGTTCAGTATCCTTCCGGAGAGATAATCTGCAGATAATTCCGGAGATCTTCCAAGCACtggcattttaataaatttaatatcacacgtctcaaacggtgaaaggaaatcaggaaacctgcatacctgataatcaagttaattctctacgtctgtgaagtctgtcaatccgcattaggccagcgtggactactagcctaacctaacctaatcagtctcattctgagaagagactcgtgctcaacagtgaaccaaatatgggaTGTTAATGATAAGCACGTGTTGcaggcggcgcgggcgcgggtgCGGGCGCGGCGCCCCCGGTCGCGAGCTCCAACTACCCCGGCCTCAGCATCAGCTCCATCGAGCCGGCGCCGCCGGCTAGCAACGGTATCGTATACACACATCTTTTCAATCACTTACAAAACTCTGTTCACCgaactatttaaaatgtatgtaacgCCGTGTAACTAACTATTTAAAATGTGTTTCATGACATTTGATTTCAACCTTGCAACCAACCAACCTGCTGTCCAGTTTGGGATCCATATttggaattttaataaaagaaataacaatGTATCTGTAGTCTGAACAATTACTAAAGGTTATTAGGAAAGCCAATCATTGTACTTGACGCCCGCTAAAGCTCATGCTAAAATCCGGGTGCAGGTGCTGGTGCCAATTCTGGAAGCTGCGGTGAAATTTTAAGGAACACGTTGCAAATTGCGTGTTTCCTGCTGAGCGTGAAACACGCAATTTGCATTCGTCGCTTGCACCCGCGTCGTTCAGCGCTCATTTTGTCACC
This window of the Bicyclus anynana chromosome 6, ilBicAnyn1.1, whole genome shotgun sequence genome carries:
- the LOC112051169 gene encoding spondin-1; this translates as MLWVCCWSALLAAALGCELVPGEHARPKSPGDNFYRILINGEVERYAPEQRYVVTLVGSRTHSVVQQFTKFQLLLDPLDPAAPRSPRKQGQFQLFADTLTKFDEECTNSVIESDDLPKTEVQVMWKAPPAGSGCVLFKAMVYENASRWFAQDGQLTKRICEDAALSAPDCCACDDAKYKMVFEGLWSPQTHPKNFPVQALWLTHFSDVIGATHPKNFSFWGEGEIATDGFRSLAEWGSVGLLERELRQQGSVLRSIVKAAGLWHPRLNQNTSATFSVDRKRHLLSLASMFGPSPDWVVGVSALELCNKDCTWAASKVIDLFPYDAGTDDGISYMSPNAETTPREKMYRITTMYPEDPRAPFYNPDQKQMNPMARLYLTREKLIARSCDEQVLLSQVVEEAENTESTNRPECAVSEWSAFSACSVTCGKGLRMRTREYRLPQKAQMFACDRQLVSKEMCVAAVPECEGDSANEADSEYEAEAGASAGAEAAGICRTSEWGAWSECSVTCGVGISTRRRHFLNQMGLKKCPLVHVDENRKCMQPQCTEEEAADVSDPACPTSDWAAWSPCSASCGRGVRFRTRLLLVPAEQQQQCAARVELMQQRACQEQADCTLDMLTAKRICMEAPEQGPCRGVYQRWAFAAAKGMCVPFSYGGCRGNQNNFISQQDCLDTCSVVLGGAGAGAGAAPPVASSNYPGLSISSIEPAPPASNVPASAGCQLSEWSEWSRCSVSCGVGYQQRSRTVLVSAAAAVDSVTLLRRGRRARAAS